The Vulpes vulpes isolate BD-2025 chromosome 8, VulVul3, whole genome shotgun sequence genome has a window encoding:
- the LOC112911280 gene encoding olfactory receptor 9K2-like, with product MGDKGGDNHSEVTDFILVGIRVRPELHSLLFLLFLVVYGMVLLGNLSMIGIIVTDPRLNTPMYFFLGNLSIIDLSYSTVIVPKAMVNILSQKKTISFAGCVAQLFLYALFMVTEAFVLAAMAYDRFIAICNPLLYTIRMSRSLCIQLVAGSYLCGWVSSILQISVTFSMSFCASRVIDHFYCDSNPIEKISCSNIFMNKMVSFSLAVLIILPTIVVIVVSYMYIVSAVLKIRSSEGRKKAFSTCSSHLGVVSLLYGTVSFVYLTPPSNPELRKVASVCYILFTPMLNPLIYSLRNKDVKDAMKKVLWKKKVLL from the coding sequence ATGGGTGACAAGGGAGGAGACAACCACTCAGAAGTGACTGACTTCATTCTTGTAGGCATCAGGGTCCGTCCAGAGCTCCACAGTCTCCTCTTCCTACTATTCCTGGTTGTTTATGGGATGGTCCTCCTGGGGAACCTTAGCATGATTGGCATCATTGTGACCGACCCCCGGCTGAACACACCAATGTATTTCTTCCTAGGCAATCTTTCCATCATTGACCTTTCCTACTCCACTGTTATTGTACCCAAAGCCATGGTCAACATCCTGTCTCAGAAAAAGACCATCTCCTTTGCAGGCTGTGTGGCTCAGCTATTTCTTTATGCGCTTTTCATGGTCACAGAGGCCTTTGTCCTGGCAgccatggcctatgaccgcttcATCGCCATCTGCAACCCGCTCCTCTACACTATCCGCATGTCAAGAAGCCTCTGTATCCAGTTGGTGGCTGGCTCCTATCTCTGCGGCTGGGTCAGCTCCATCCTTCAAATCAGTGTAACCTTCTCAATGTCTTTCTGTGCTTCCCGAGTCATTGATCACTTCTACTGTGATTCAAACCCAATTGAGAAGATCTCCTGTTCCAATATCTTTATGAATAAGATGGTGTCATTTAGTCTGGCTGTCCTCATTATTTTGCCCACGATAGTTGTTATTGTGGTATCGTATATGTATATTGTGTCTGCAGTTTTAAAAATCCGCTCCagtgaagggaggaagaaagcctTCTCCACCTGCAGCTCCCACCTGGGGGTTGTAAGTTTGCTCTATGGGACAGTCTCCTTTGTCTATCTCACACCTCCAAGTAACCCTGAACTTCGTAAAGTGGCTTCAGTATGTTACATTTTGTTCACACCTATGCTGAACCCTTTAATCTACTCTCTAAGAAATAAGGATGTTAAAGATGCCATGAAAAAAGTCCTatggaagaaaaaagttttactttaa